A stretch of Borrelia turcica IST7 DNA encodes these proteins:
- a CDS encoding response regulator, which yields MKENRKALVVDDSIFMRKNLIKILTKLGFSEFFEAEDGIQAVKEFEQQEEIDLITLDITMMGMDGITALERMNEINNKSSKKINVLMVTALGKQELIKKALELGAKGYIIKPFREDQIADQIKALE from the coding sequence TTGAAAGAAAATAGGAAGGCCTTAGTTGTTGATGATTCTATTTTTATGAGAAAAAATCTAATCAAAATATTAACAAAATTAGGCTTTAGTGAATTTTTTGAAGCAGAAGATGGAATTCAAGCGGTTAAGGAATTTGAACAACAAGAAGAAATTGACCTAATAACTCTTGATATAACAATGATGGGAATGGATGGTATTACAGCTCTTGAAAGAATGAATGAAATTAACAATAAATCTTCTAAAAAAATTAATGTATTGATGGTTACAGCACTTGGAAAGCAAGAACTCATTAAAAAAGCTTTGGAACTTGGTGCTAAAGGATACATTATAAAACCCTTCAGAGAAGATCAAATAGCAGATCAAATAAAGGCATTGGAATAG
- the ligA gene encoding NAD-dependent DNA ligase LigA has protein sequence MNKKIEDEILYLKNLIKKWNKEYYIDSSPSVDDLHYDKSLLRLQDLENKYPEYKTLDSPTLKFGSDLLNDFKEIEHSFPILSLDKAYDEQELLLWIYKVGLGDSSSSLGVLNGISVEPKIDGCSIVLYYKDGILERALTRGDGRVGNDVTENVRTIKNVPLCIDKRVDLVLRGEIYIGKENFFKINQTLENSYINARNLASGILRRINSREVANFPLDIFVYDVLYSSLGFNTNHDTLDELEKLGFKVNPFFKLFDDKNLEEDIIGYVREIENKRNTLEYEIDGVVLKVDSFSLREALGHTSHHPKWSIAYKFESLTSVSKVIDIFVQVGRSGKITPVAHIERVLVSGAFIENATLHNQDYIDSIDLNIGDIVSISRRGDVIPAVESVIEKLSVGSFKIPGSCPSCGISLIREGAHLFCENKSCPFRIIEQIKYFCSKKCMDIVGLSNKTIEFLFKMNFIYSEIDLYTFNFDKLINVKGFKLKKIDKFKNSIENSKNRPFRKLFLSMSIREVGENTIELLIANNLNSFDVISTLCKDKENALVELLKIKGIGERIALNIIESFNDENILSKFNFFKELGFKMEEDNTNYDLNTASLLGKKFCITGSFEGYSRHILIEKINKKGAIFNNSVTKNLDFLLVGERPGLKVRKAMDLGIKIISFSDIRSLIELND, from the coding sequence ATGAACAAAAAAATAGAAGATGAAATTTTATATTTAAAAAATTTAATCAAGAAATGGAATAAAGAGTATTATATCGATTCTTCACCAAGTGTAGATGACTTACATTATGATAAATCTCTTTTGCGACTGCAAGATTTGGAGAATAAGTATCCTGAATATAAGACTTTAGATTCTCCCACTCTTAAATTTGGGAGTGATCTTTTAAATGATTTTAAAGAAATTGAACATTCTTTTCCTATATTGAGTTTAGATAAGGCTTATGATGAACAGGAATTGTTGTTGTGGATTTATAAAGTAGGATTAGGGGACTCTAGTTCTAGTTTGGGAGTTTTAAATGGTATTTCGGTTGAGCCAAAAATTGACGGGTGTTCAATTGTTCTTTATTATAAGGATGGCATACTTGAGAGAGCGCTAACTAGAGGGGATGGAAGGGTTGGTAATGATGTTACTGAGAATGTTAGAACAATCAAAAATGTTCCTTTATGTATTGATAAAAGGGTTGATTTAGTATTACGGGGTGAGATTTATATAGGTAAGGAAAATTTTTTTAAAATAAATCAAACATTAGAAAACTCTTATATTAATGCTAGGAATTTAGCTTCAGGTATACTTAGAAGAATAAATAGTCGGGAAGTTGCTAATTTTCCTTTAGATATTTTTGTTTATGATGTTTTGTATTCTAGTTTAGGTTTTAACACAAATCATGATACTTTGGATGAACTTGAAAAGTTAGGATTTAAAGTTAATCCTTTTTTTAAGCTTTTTGATGATAAAAATTTAGAAGAAGATATTATTGGTTATGTTAGAGAAATAGAGAATAAAAGAAATACTCTTGAATATGAAATTGATGGGGTTGTTCTTAAAGTTGATAGTTTTAGTTTAAGAGAAGCTTTAGGACATACTTCTCATCATCCGAAGTGGTCTATAGCTTATAAATTTGAATCTCTTACGAGTGTTAGCAAGGTGATTGATATCTTTGTTCAGGTTGGGCGTAGTGGTAAAATTACTCCTGTTGCGCATATTGAAAGAGTTCTTGTTTCTGGAGCTTTTATTGAAAATGCAACTTTGCATAATCAAGATTATATAGATTCTATTGATTTAAATATTGGAGATATTGTTTCAATTTCAAGGCGTGGAGATGTAATTCCGGCTGTTGAGTCAGTTATTGAAAAGCTTTCAGTTGGTAGTTTTAAAATTCCAGGTAGTTGTCCTTCATGTGGAATCTCTTTAATAAGGGAGGGTGCTCACCTTTTTTGTGAAAATAAAAGTTGTCCTTTTAGGATAATTGAGCAGATAAAGTATTTTTGTAGTAAGAAATGTATGGATATTGTAGGACTTTCAAATAAAACAATTGAGTTTCTTTTTAAAATGAATTTTATATATTCAGAAATTGATCTTTATACTTTTAATTTTGATAAGCTTATTAACGTGAAGGGGTTTAAGTTAAAGAAAATAGATAAATTTAAAAATTCAATCGAAAACAGCAAAAACAGGCCATTCAGAAAGCTATTTCTTAGTATGAGCATTAGAGAAGTAGGGGAGAATACAATAGAATTGCTAATTGCTAATAATTTAAATTCATTTGATGTGATTAGTACTCTTTGTAAAGATAAAGAGAATGCCCTTGTAGAGCTTTTAAAGATTAAGGGTATAGGGGAAAGAATAGCTTTAAATATTATTGAATCGTTTAATGATGAGAATATTTTGAGCAAATTCAACTTTTTTAAAGAATTAGGATTTAAGATGGAAGAGGACAATACAAATTATGATTTAAATACTGCGTCTTTACTTGGGAAAAAGTTTTGTATTACAGGTTCTTTTGAAGGATATTCAAGACATATTCTTATTGAAAAAATAAATAAGAAAGGTGCCATTTTTAACAATTCAGTTACTAAGAATTTAGATTTTTTACTTGTTGGAGAGAGGCCTGGCTTGAAAGTGAGAAAAGCTATGGATTTGGGTATTAAAATAATTAGTTTTTCTGATATTAGAAGTTTAATAGAATTAAATGATTAG